One segment of Gasterosteus aculeatus chromosome 3, fGasAcu3.hap1.1, whole genome shotgun sequence DNA contains the following:
- the LOC120815647 gene encoding WD repeat-containing protein 37 isoform X12: MNSSVGSFKRDVLFVFWSQSSDNLESLSRPEQDSKLPLSLRTNLLDLFSQIEREFENLYIENLELRREIETLNDRLADGQTVEGADLAKGALKTKASHSTSQLSQKLKTTYKASTSKIVSSFKATTSRAVCQLVREYVGHRDGIWDLSVSRTQPVVLGTASADHSAMLWSIETGKCLLKYAGHQGSVNSIKFHPTEQMALTASGDQTAHIWRYMVQLPTPQPVADISQTPCEDDVDSSDKDEADGEAEGPSDCPSLRVATTTLRSHQGVVIAADWLVGGKQAVTASWDRAANLYDVETAELVHSLTGHDQELTHCCTHPTQRLVVTSSRDTTFRLWDFRDPSIHSVNVFQGHTDTVTSAVFTVGDNVVSGSDDRTVKVWDLKNMRSPIATIRTDSAVNRISVSVTQKIIALPHDNRQVRLFDMAGVRLARLPQSNRTGHRRMVCCSAWCEDNTSCNLFTCGFDRQAIGWNINIPALLQEK, translated from the exons ATGAATAGTTCAGTTGGGAGCTTCAAACGTGACGTCCTCTTTGTGTTTTGGTCTCAGTCCTCTGATAATCTGGAGTCCCTCAGCAGGCCCGAG CAGGACTCCAAGCTGCCTTTGTCTCTGAGGACCAATCTGCTGGACCTGTTCAGTCAGATCGAGAGAGAGTTTGAAAACCTCTACATAGAAAACCTGGAAC TACGCAGAGAAATCGAAACGCTGAACGACCGCCTGGCCGACGGGCAAACCGTCGAAGGGGCCGATTTGGCCAAAGGAGCGTTGAAAACAAAAG CGAGTCACAGCACCAGCCAGCTGTCACAAAAACTGAAGACGACCTACAAGGCCTCCACGAGCAAG ATCGTGTCCAGCTTCAAAGCGACCACGTCCAGAGCCGTGTGCCAGCTGGTCCGGGAGTATGTGGGACACAGAGACGGCATCTGGGACCTCAGCGTCTCCAGGACTCAGCCTGTGGTGCTCGGTACGGCATCAGCAG ACCACTCGGCCATGCTGTGGAGCATTGAGACGGGAAAGTGCCTCCTCAAATACGCGGGGCACCAAGGATCAG tCAACTCCATCAAGTTCCACCCGACGGAGCAGATGGCGCTAACAG CGTCCGGGGACCAGACGGCTCACATCTGGAGGTACATGGTGCAGCTGCCGACTCCACAGCCCGTCGCTGATATCAGT CAGACCCCCTGCGAGGATGACGTGGACTCCTCTGACAAGGACGAGGCCGACGGCGAGGCGGAGGGTCCCAGCGACTGCCCCTCCCTCCGCGTGGCGACCACCACCCTGCGCAGCCACCAGGGCGTGGTGATCGCCGCCGACTGGCTGGTGGGCGGCAAGCAGGCGGTGACGGCCTCCTGGGACCGAGCCGCCAACCTCTACGACGTGGAGACGGCAGAGCTGGTCCACTCGCTCACCG gccacGACCAGGAGCTTACCCACTGCTGCACACACCCCACCCAGCGCCTGGTGGTGACCTCGTCCAGGGACACCACCTTCAGGCTGTGGGACTTCAGGGACCCGTCCATCCACTCGGTCAACGTGTTCCAGGGACACACAGA CACGGTGACGTCCGCCGTCTTCACAGTGGGCGACAACGTGGTTTCCGGGAGCGACGATCGAACCGTCAAAGTATGGGAcctgaagaacatgaggtcgcCCATAGCAACCATCCGCACCGACTCGGCCGTCAACAG GATCAGCGTGTCGGTGACCCAGAAAATCATCGCTCTGCCTCACGACAATCGGCAGGTCCGTCTATTCGACATGGCCGGGGTGCGACTGGCTCGACTCCCACAAAGCAACAGGACG GGTCACCGGCGGATGGTGTGCTGCTCCGCCTGGTGTGAGGACAACACCTCCTGCAACCTGTTCACCTGCGGCTTCGACCGGCAGGCCATCGGCTGGAACATCAACATCCCCGccctgctgcaggagaaatgA
- the LOC120815647 gene encoding WD repeat-containing protein 37 isoform X6, which produces MNSSVGSFKRDVLFVFWSQSSDNLESLSRPEQDSKLPLSLRTNLLDLFSQIEREFENLYIENLELRREIETLNDRLADGQTVEGADLAKGALKTKASHSTSQLSQKLKTTYKASTSKPRSNSCHARVGGTRNFSVTSWELWGGDSWIVSSFKATTSRAVCQLVREYVGHRDGIWDLSVSRTQPVVLGTASADHSAMLWSIETGKCLLKYAGHQGSVNSIKFHPTEQMALTASGDQTAHIWRYMVQLPTPQPVADISQTPCEDDVDSSDKDEADGEAEGPSDCPSLRVATTTLRSHQGVVIAADWLVGGKQAVTASWDRAANLYDVETAELVHSLTGHDQELTHCCTHPTQRLVVTSSRDTTFRLWDFRDPSIHSVNVFQGHTDTVTSAVFTVGDNVVSGSDDRTVKVWDLKNMRSPIATIRTDSAVNRISVSVTQKIIALPHDNRQVRLFDMAGVRLARLPQSNRTGHRRMVCCSAWCEDNTSCNLFTCGFDRQAIGWNINIPALLQEK; this is translated from the exons ATGAATAGTTCAGTTGGGAGCTTCAAACGTGACGTCCTCTTTGTGTTTTGGTCTCAGTCCTCTGATAATCTGGAGTCCCTCAGCAGGCCCGAG CAGGACTCCAAGCTGCCTTTGTCTCTGAGGACCAATCTGCTGGACCTGTTCAGTCAGATCGAGAGAGAGTTTGAAAACCTCTACATAGAAAACCTGGAAC TACGCAGAGAAATCGAAACGCTGAACGACCGCCTGGCCGACGGGCAAACCGTCGAAGGGGCCGATTTGGCCAAAGGAGCGTTGAAAACAAAAG CGAGTCACAGCACCAGCCAGCTGTCACAAAAACTGAAGACGACCTACAAGGCCTCCACGAGCAAG CCGCGTTCAAACTCCTGCCACGCCAGAGTAGGCGGAACCCGCAACTTCAGCGTAACCAGCTGGGAGTTGTGGGGTGGCGACTCATGG ATCGTGTCCAGCTTCAAAGCGACCACGTCCAGAGCCGTGTGCCAGCTGGTCCGGGAGTATGTGGGACACAGAGACGGCATCTGGGACCTCAGCGTCTCCAGGACTCAGCCTGTGGTGCTCGGTACGGCATCAGCAG ACCACTCGGCCATGCTGTGGAGCATTGAGACGGGAAAGTGCCTCCTCAAATACGCGGGGCACCAAGGATCAG tCAACTCCATCAAGTTCCACCCGACGGAGCAGATGGCGCTAACAG CGTCCGGGGACCAGACGGCTCACATCTGGAGGTACATGGTGCAGCTGCCGACTCCACAGCCCGTCGCTGATATCAGT CAGACCCCCTGCGAGGATGACGTGGACTCCTCTGACAAGGACGAGGCCGACGGCGAGGCGGAGGGTCCCAGCGACTGCCCCTCCCTCCGCGTGGCGACCACCACCCTGCGCAGCCACCAGGGCGTGGTGATCGCCGCCGACTGGCTGGTGGGCGGCAAGCAGGCGGTGACGGCCTCCTGGGACCGAGCCGCCAACCTCTACGACGTGGAGACGGCAGAGCTGGTCCACTCGCTCACCG gccacGACCAGGAGCTTACCCACTGCTGCACACACCCCACCCAGCGCCTGGTGGTGACCTCGTCCAGGGACACCACCTTCAGGCTGTGGGACTTCAGGGACCCGTCCATCCACTCGGTCAACGTGTTCCAGGGACACACAGA CACGGTGACGTCCGCCGTCTTCACAGTGGGCGACAACGTGGTTTCCGGGAGCGACGATCGAACCGTCAAAGTATGGGAcctgaagaacatgaggtcgcCCATAGCAACCATCCGCACCGACTCGGCCGTCAACAG GATCAGCGTGTCGGTGACCCAGAAAATCATCGCTCTGCCTCACGACAATCGGCAGGTCCGTCTATTCGACATGGCCGGGGTGCGACTGGCTCGACTCCCACAAAGCAACAGGACG GGTCACCGGCGGATGGTGTGCTGCTCCGCCTGGTGTGAGGACAACACCTCCTGCAACCTGTTCACCTGCGGCTTCGACCGGCAGGCCATCGGCTGGAACATCAACATCCCCGccctgctgcaggagaaatgA
- the LOC120815647 gene encoding WD repeat-containing protein 37 isoform X11, which yields MNSSVGSFKRDVLFVFWSQSSDNLESLSRPEQDSKLPLSLRTNLLDLFSQIEREFENLYIENLELRREIETLNDRLADGQTVEGADLAKGALKTKASHSTSQLSQKLKTTYKASTSKIVSSFKATTSRAVCQLVREYVGHRDGIWDLSVSRTQPVVLGTASADHSAMLWSIETGKCLLKYAGHQGSVNSIKFHPTEQMALTASGDQTAHIWRYMVQLPTPQPVADISQQTPCEDDVDSSDKDEADGEAEGPSDCPSLRVATTTLRSHQGVVIAADWLVGGKQAVTASWDRAANLYDVETAELVHSLTGHDQELTHCCTHPTQRLVVTSSRDTTFRLWDFRDPSIHSVNVFQGHTDTVTSAVFTVGDNVVSGSDDRTVKVWDLKNMRSPIATIRTDSAVNRISVSVTQKIIALPHDNRQVRLFDMAGVRLARLPQSNRTGHRRMVCCSAWCEDNTSCNLFTCGFDRQAIGWNINIPALLQEK from the exons ATGAATAGTTCAGTTGGGAGCTTCAAACGTGACGTCCTCTTTGTGTTTTGGTCTCAGTCCTCTGATAATCTGGAGTCCCTCAGCAGGCCCGAG CAGGACTCCAAGCTGCCTTTGTCTCTGAGGACCAATCTGCTGGACCTGTTCAGTCAGATCGAGAGAGAGTTTGAAAACCTCTACATAGAAAACCTGGAAC TACGCAGAGAAATCGAAACGCTGAACGACCGCCTGGCCGACGGGCAAACCGTCGAAGGGGCCGATTTGGCCAAAGGAGCGTTGAAAACAAAAG CGAGTCACAGCACCAGCCAGCTGTCACAAAAACTGAAGACGACCTACAAGGCCTCCACGAGCAAG ATCGTGTCCAGCTTCAAAGCGACCACGTCCAGAGCCGTGTGCCAGCTGGTCCGGGAGTATGTGGGACACAGAGACGGCATCTGGGACCTCAGCGTCTCCAGGACTCAGCCTGTGGTGCTCGGTACGGCATCAGCAG ACCACTCGGCCATGCTGTGGAGCATTGAGACGGGAAAGTGCCTCCTCAAATACGCGGGGCACCAAGGATCAG tCAACTCCATCAAGTTCCACCCGACGGAGCAGATGGCGCTAACAG CGTCCGGGGACCAGACGGCTCACATCTGGAGGTACATGGTGCAGCTGCCGACTCCACAGCCCGTCGCTGATATCAGT CAGCAGACCCCCTGCGAGGATGACGTGGACTCCTCTGACAAGGACGAGGCCGACGGCGAGGCGGAGGGTCCCAGCGACTGCCCCTCCCTCCGCGTGGCGACCACCACCCTGCGCAGCCACCAGGGCGTGGTGATCGCCGCCGACTGGCTGGTGGGCGGCAAGCAGGCGGTGACGGCCTCCTGGGACCGAGCCGCCAACCTCTACGACGTGGAGACGGCAGAGCTGGTCCACTCGCTCACCG gccacGACCAGGAGCTTACCCACTGCTGCACACACCCCACCCAGCGCCTGGTGGTGACCTCGTCCAGGGACACCACCTTCAGGCTGTGGGACTTCAGGGACCCGTCCATCCACTCGGTCAACGTGTTCCAGGGACACACAGA CACGGTGACGTCCGCCGTCTTCACAGTGGGCGACAACGTGGTTTCCGGGAGCGACGATCGAACCGTCAAAGTATGGGAcctgaagaacatgaggtcgcCCATAGCAACCATCCGCACCGACTCGGCCGTCAACAG GATCAGCGTGTCGGTGACCCAGAAAATCATCGCTCTGCCTCACGACAATCGGCAGGTCCGTCTATTCGACATGGCCGGGGTGCGACTGGCTCGACTCCCACAAAGCAACAGGACG GGTCACCGGCGGATGGTGTGCTGCTCCGCCTGGTGTGAGGACAACACCTCCTGCAACCTGTTCACCTGCGGCTTCGACCGGCAGGCCATCGGCTGGAACATCAACATCCCCGccctgctgcaggagaaatgA
- the LOC120815647 gene encoding WD repeat-containing protein 37 isoform X5, with amino-acid sequence MNSSVGSFKRDVLFVFWSQSSDNLESLSRPEQDSKLPLSLRTNLLDLFSQIEREFENLYIENLELRREIETLNDRLADGQTVEGADLAKGALKTKASHSTSQLSQKLKTTYKASTSKPRSNSCHARVGGTRNFSVTSWELWGGDSWIVSSFKATTSRAVCQLVREYVGHRDGIWDLSVSRTQPVVLGTASADHSAMLWSIETGKCLLKYAGHQGSVNSIKFHPTEQMALTASGDQTAHIWRYMVQLPTPQPVADISQQTPCEDDVDSSDKDEADGEAEGPSDCPSLRVATTTLRSHQGVVIAADWLVGGKQAVTASWDRAANLYDVETAELVHSLTGHDQELTHCCTHPTQRLVVTSSRDTTFRLWDFRDPSIHSVNVFQGHTDTVTSAVFTVGDNVVSGSDDRTVKVWDLKNMRSPIATIRTDSAVNRISVSVTQKIIALPHDNRQVRLFDMAGVRLARLPQSNRTGHRRMVCCSAWCEDNTSCNLFTCGFDRQAIGWNINIPALLQEK; translated from the exons ATGAATAGTTCAGTTGGGAGCTTCAAACGTGACGTCCTCTTTGTGTTTTGGTCTCAGTCCTCTGATAATCTGGAGTCCCTCAGCAGGCCCGAG CAGGACTCCAAGCTGCCTTTGTCTCTGAGGACCAATCTGCTGGACCTGTTCAGTCAGATCGAGAGAGAGTTTGAAAACCTCTACATAGAAAACCTGGAAC TACGCAGAGAAATCGAAACGCTGAACGACCGCCTGGCCGACGGGCAAACCGTCGAAGGGGCCGATTTGGCCAAAGGAGCGTTGAAAACAAAAG CGAGTCACAGCACCAGCCAGCTGTCACAAAAACTGAAGACGACCTACAAGGCCTCCACGAGCAAG CCGCGTTCAAACTCCTGCCACGCCAGAGTAGGCGGAACCCGCAACTTCAGCGTAACCAGCTGGGAGTTGTGGGGTGGCGACTCATGG ATCGTGTCCAGCTTCAAAGCGACCACGTCCAGAGCCGTGTGCCAGCTGGTCCGGGAGTATGTGGGACACAGAGACGGCATCTGGGACCTCAGCGTCTCCAGGACTCAGCCTGTGGTGCTCGGTACGGCATCAGCAG ACCACTCGGCCATGCTGTGGAGCATTGAGACGGGAAAGTGCCTCCTCAAATACGCGGGGCACCAAGGATCAG tCAACTCCATCAAGTTCCACCCGACGGAGCAGATGGCGCTAACAG CGTCCGGGGACCAGACGGCTCACATCTGGAGGTACATGGTGCAGCTGCCGACTCCACAGCCCGTCGCTGATATCAGT CAGCAGACCCCCTGCGAGGATGACGTGGACTCCTCTGACAAGGACGAGGCCGACGGCGAGGCGGAGGGTCCCAGCGACTGCCCCTCCCTCCGCGTGGCGACCACCACCCTGCGCAGCCACCAGGGCGTGGTGATCGCCGCCGACTGGCTGGTGGGCGGCAAGCAGGCGGTGACGGCCTCCTGGGACCGAGCCGCCAACCTCTACGACGTGGAGACGGCAGAGCTGGTCCACTCGCTCACCG gccacGACCAGGAGCTTACCCACTGCTGCACACACCCCACCCAGCGCCTGGTGGTGACCTCGTCCAGGGACACCACCTTCAGGCTGTGGGACTTCAGGGACCCGTCCATCCACTCGGTCAACGTGTTCCAGGGACACACAGA CACGGTGACGTCCGCCGTCTTCACAGTGGGCGACAACGTGGTTTCCGGGAGCGACGATCGAACCGTCAAAGTATGGGAcctgaagaacatgaggtcgcCCATAGCAACCATCCGCACCGACTCGGCCGTCAACAG GATCAGCGTGTCGGTGACCCAGAAAATCATCGCTCTGCCTCACGACAATCGGCAGGTCCGTCTATTCGACATGGCCGGGGTGCGACTGGCTCGACTCCCACAAAGCAACAGGACG GGTCACCGGCGGATGGTGTGCTGCTCCGCCTGGTGTGAGGACAACACCTCCTGCAACCTGTTCACCTGCGGCTTCGACCGGCAGGCCATCGGCTGGAACATCAACATCCCCGccctgctgcaggagaaatgA
- the LOC120815647 gene encoding WD repeat-containing protein 37 isoform X4 — protein MPVESGSSAAARQAKQKRKSHSLSIRRTNSTEQERLGLQRDMLEGQDSKLPLSLRTNLLDLFSQIEREFENLYIENLELRREIETLNDRLADGQTVEGADLAKGALKTKASHSTSQLSQKLKTTYKASTSKPRSNSCHARVGGTRNFSVTSWELWGGDSWIVSSFKATTSRAVCQLVREYVGHRDGIWDLSVSRTQPVVLGTASADHSAMLWSIETGKCLLKYAGHQGSVNSIKFHPTEQMALTASGDQTAHIWRYMVQLPTPQPVADISQTPCEDDVDSSDKDEADGEAEGPSDCPSLRVATTTLRSHQGVVIAADWLVGGKQAVTASWDRAANLYDVETAELVHSLTGHDQELTHCCTHPTQRLVVTSSRDTTFRLWDFRDPSIHSVNVFQGHTDTVTSAVFTVGDNVVSGSDDRTVKVWDLKNMRSPIATIRTDSAVNRISVSVTQKIIALPHDNRQVRLFDMAGVRLARLPQSNRTGHRRMVCCSAWCEDNTSCNLFTCGFDRQAIGWNINIPALLQEK, from the exons ATGCCGGTAGAGAGCGGGAGCAGTGCCGCCGCCCGCCAGGCCAAGCAGAAGAGGAAGTCTCACAGCCTGTCCATCCGCCGGACCAACAGCACCGAGCAGGAGCGCTTGGGCCTGCAGAGAGACATGCTGGAGGGACAG GACTCCAAGCTGCCTTTGTCTCTGAGGACCAATCTGCTGGACCTGTTCAGTCAGATCGAGAGAGAGTTTGAAAACCTCTACATAGAAAACCTGGAAC TACGCAGAGAAATCGAAACGCTGAACGACCGCCTGGCCGACGGGCAAACCGTCGAAGGGGCCGATTTGGCCAAAGGAGCGTTGAAAACAAAAG CGAGTCACAGCACCAGCCAGCTGTCACAAAAACTGAAGACGACCTACAAGGCCTCCACGAGCAAG CCGCGTTCAAACTCCTGCCACGCCAGAGTAGGCGGAACCCGCAACTTCAGCGTAACCAGCTGGGAGTTGTGGGGTGGCGACTCATGG ATCGTGTCCAGCTTCAAAGCGACCACGTCCAGAGCCGTGTGCCAGCTGGTCCGGGAGTATGTGGGACACAGAGACGGCATCTGGGACCTCAGCGTCTCCAGGACTCAGCCTGTGGTGCTCGGTACGGCATCAGCAG ACCACTCGGCCATGCTGTGGAGCATTGAGACGGGAAAGTGCCTCCTCAAATACGCGGGGCACCAAGGATCAG tCAACTCCATCAAGTTCCACCCGACGGAGCAGATGGCGCTAACAG CGTCCGGGGACCAGACGGCTCACATCTGGAGGTACATGGTGCAGCTGCCGACTCCACAGCCCGTCGCTGATATCAGT CAGACCCCCTGCGAGGATGACGTGGACTCCTCTGACAAGGACGAGGCCGACGGCGAGGCGGAGGGTCCCAGCGACTGCCCCTCCCTCCGCGTGGCGACCACCACCCTGCGCAGCCACCAGGGCGTGGTGATCGCCGCCGACTGGCTGGTGGGCGGCAAGCAGGCGGTGACGGCCTCCTGGGACCGAGCCGCCAACCTCTACGACGTGGAGACGGCAGAGCTGGTCCACTCGCTCACCG gccacGACCAGGAGCTTACCCACTGCTGCACACACCCCACCCAGCGCCTGGTGGTGACCTCGTCCAGGGACACCACCTTCAGGCTGTGGGACTTCAGGGACCCGTCCATCCACTCGGTCAACGTGTTCCAGGGACACACAGA CACGGTGACGTCCGCCGTCTTCACAGTGGGCGACAACGTGGTTTCCGGGAGCGACGATCGAACCGTCAAAGTATGGGAcctgaagaacatgaggtcgcCCATAGCAACCATCCGCACCGACTCGGCCGTCAACAG GATCAGCGTGTCGGTGACCCAGAAAATCATCGCTCTGCCTCACGACAATCGGCAGGTCCGTCTATTCGACATGGCCGGGGTGCGACTGGCTCGACTCCCACAAAGCAACAGGACG GGTCACCGGCGGATGGTGTGCTGCTCCGCCTGGTGTGAGGACAACACCTCCTGCAACCTGTTCACCTGCGGCTTCGACCGGCAGGCCATCGGCTGGAACATCAACATCCCCGccctgctgcaggagaaatgA